The segment gtggggagttcgagaccagcctgacaaacatggagaaaccccatctctactaaaaacacaaaattagccgggcatggtggtgcatccctataattccagttactagggaggctgaggcaggagaatcatttgaacccaggaggtggaggctgcggtgagccgagatcacaccattgtactccagcctgggcaacaagagcaaaacaccgtctcaaaaaaaaaaaaaaaaaaaaaaaaagaggaagagaagatacAGGTTAAGGGTCTCCTTCAATAACCTTTTACAATATCTATTCAATAAACTAACCACAAACTTTAAGTATCAAACTTTTCATTTAAGTGTCAGTACccccaaatttttaaaacaaaaattctaagaataaattatcttcatatactcaaagaacataaaaataagggtacatattatgcatattttaaaagttaaagctAATAAAGTTAAACGGCGCTAAGCTTTTTGAGTTTAACCTGTATTTCAAAGATCTAATCAGAAAGAAATGCTGAACCTTAAAATACGTTATcttactgtgtttattttttccattattgtaataaataataaagctattagcatttttgagaaaatgttaaaatttcttttaagtgGAATAAAATGTGAACCCTTTGGTTTTGCTGTTGCTTGAAACCGGATAAAGCCCCACTGTCCAGAAAAGCAAATGGGTATAATCCACTTCtgattttctactttataaaaTACTCAAATCTCAataattaaaggaataaaaaagaaaggaaaaatgagccCAAACATCTTCACAAGTGAAAGCCACTAAACATTCTGGTGAATAGCCTTCCAAATAATTACTGGATATGCGTGTTGTCCCTAAGACTGCATGTTTATACCTAAGGTTAGTATTGCTGGCTGAATAACAGTAATTCCCACACTAACGACTTAAAAtgcctccccttccccacaccAACGTTCACACAACTCCACTCCCTTTTCTACCTAGCAATTGCCCTGTTTCATAGTCCCGGGTTTTCCCTCCTCCTAGTGTTATCATACTACATcccaccctctccctctcttAACTTCAGTAAGTTTGTATTTCCTAGCAACCCATAAAGCAGCTTTAAATCCTCTTCTGGAATAAAAcagtaatcaaagaaatatacattaaaacaatcaaaaaccacttcccatttgtaaaaccagctatttaaaaaaaaaacttatctttcttagttatcttttcttttttttcttccttacatttaaaaaattatcttcaatgAATAAGCATTATTTCCATGATGGatacatgaaagaaataattgtttaaatgtactaaaactgtattttaagaattttgtaaATGCTCTtaagttccttacatatttttagTGTATAAAATAAGAGTGGaataaaagaatattacaaaaggaagaaagaaatcgaGACACTACAGCTTAATCCTCATCCTAACATCATGCTGTTTCTGCTAGGGAGAAAAATCaaccaaacaaaaaggaaaacatacaaGAAAAGTAACAAAGTATTAGTtgttctccaaaaaaaaaaaaaagaaaccataaaaaacGAAAAGGCCAGATATCATATCGTGGAGTATTACTGGATCACATAATACATCAGAACAAAATTTGAGAACCATGTAGCTGAATTCAATTTTCATCAGAAATTACTGAGATGCAGACGAAACATAATTAAAGGAGGTTTTCTGACGTTCGTGTTATAATATGTAAGTGTTGCTATGTCTATAGAACTAAGTATTATATTTCTTATAGAAATGTTATATTTCTGTTAAATATTACCAAGTTATCTAAGAAAAAGTGATCATTGGGTGGATATTCAGTTACATGTGTTTGGGGGGTACTTTTCTCCTACACCATTTGTTTTGCTTACATTCTGCATCTCGCTTAGCTTCAACAACTAAGACAAACTTACTaagatcttttcttttctgcttctcacAGTACTTTGATTAAAGTcactgcaaaagaaaatgaaatataaagtaaaactCTTCTCCAAACAAAACTGTTTAATGTACTAGGCTTATACATTTCACAAAATAATCACCCAACGAAtccaatttttctattaaaaactcaaaagcatttttaaaaaagtgaaaccaCAATTTACTAAAACTTGAATGCTTATGAACAAAATTTGTATCTATCCAAGTTTTAGGAGATTCAGAAGGCAAAAATACCTGGAATATAATTACTCTGTGGCTCAATTCCTGCTGGGAAGTTAGTGTTTTCTGGAATGGAGTGAGTATAGTCATCCAGAGGCGGAAGTTCTGTTAGGATCTCGGTGTGTCGGGGCACTAATACTGGAGGCAAAACTGAAAAAGTTCAAGAAATCCAAGTTAATGGCAAAGAGCAAAGGGGAGTGGGGGaaccttttttaaagttttcaacaaGAAGAGAAGTTGtagcttaatttttaaagctaGGGTCCACCTACTCGATATATACTAGTTACTGAGAAAATGACAAATCTGATTATGGCTCTAACTTAGGTAGTCTATTATCCAAATTTCCAAGTTCTAATTTATCTCAAACTTTTGGGAACAATGTGATCCTGGTAATATTATATTACCATAAAAGTTCATAAATCCCCATTGGAAAACTTAACAttgtctttatctgtaaaatcagATATAGGAAATTTTCCAAAAACGCAGCTACtgctatattttttaatagtttcaggtAGACAGCTAACTAAATGAAAAGTCTTGTTACAAGCTTTACTAAACGGTGTACATACAAATGATGTCATTAAAGTACTTCTAAAAGCACTCCAAGTGCAAAATGCTTGAAAATGTTACTGCAGCAGGGACATGTAGAAGCACATCAGCATAGCGCTGAGCAGACTGCCAATCTACAGGATTTCCTGGATATGCACTTTCATGCCAAATCATATGCTATTCCAAGAAACAGATatgttttctcattaaaaatttttaaaaataaaaaaattttaattaccaCCAAATAATATGCACAATTTAAGGTAATTTATTAGAATTTACACTAAAATTTTCCTGGGTCACAAGAGTACTTAAATATACTGAAGTTCAGGCATTTAattcaaaaccaagaaaaaaacttGCAATATTCCTACCTGGTGTCTCAACTCTCTGATAGTGGTAAGGGTTTACACATACTTCATCCTTTTTAAGATTAAAAGCATATTCGCAGTTTTCAATTGCCTTGAGTTCATGATGACTGTGAAGATCAGGCCAGCGCCATAATCGGCAATATATAACATGTGGCAATCCTTTTCGATGGGATACCTGGAGACGACCATCAAGAGACCTGTTGGGAAGcaaggggaaaagaaaggagggaactttaaaaaaaaaaaaaaaaaagtgcagtcaAATGGGCTAAATTAGTACaataaaagcataaagaaaagaatgacagCCATTTAGTTAGTTTTAGTGAGAATCAAGAACAAAAATGTACTATTTAATGGATCTGATAAAAGTATGCAGCAGCACTAGCAGATGTTTCTTATAAATATGTCACATAAATGACTCAAATGCCAATGAAAGGCTAACAACTTgggaaaaactgattttttaaaaaagagagtttATGCAGTTATACTTGAAAAACTTTGTCAACTTCTATGTTTAGTAAATCAAACTCATTTTAGAGATGCTTCTAAGGATATTAATTCTGGAGGTGACTGAAGAGTCAGAAAAGGAACTAGTGTGAAGAATGATAAATACCAACAATGATGTGATAGTAACTTCCTCAGACTACTGCAACTCTTTACCCAGTTGTGACTGTTTTGAGAACTGAGGTATATTTATGTAGTTCACAAATAAATGTGGATGGTGATGaatatgatgagatgaaatgaacaaataccATATAcgcaaaaaagaaaatgaagtgattaaaaaaagtaacataaaaatgAGTTAACCTACTGTTAATTGTGATATAAGGGGTTCATTAAGTATGTATTTATTAGTATAAAGATGAGATTCTGATAACAAGAAATTTAGCAAAACTCATCATGTATCTACTTAAAAATTAGGCCAACAACAGATTATAATCTGATCTCaagctaaaataaatatatagttatcaaaattattattctttaggGGATACAGTAATTTAAAGAAGATTCAAACTAGAATTGCATTGATTAAAACATCAGCtgaaacatttaatatattttttatactgGCAAGCAGATATTTTAAATGCTATGCCTTATTTTACATTAAGGAAACATCCTAGGCAAAATTATACTAAGCAACCCCATATAGGTCTTTCAAAATATACCCCCCTCCCACAAGATCTCTAAGATTCGACAGAGGGCAGAATATTCACCTGGTTTGTTCAGAGAAGCTGTAAAGGCCTGTTGTATCCCACTGATCTATCGTATTTGGTGTACTCAGTCCCCAAATTTCAGAGCAAGTGCTGTGcataaattgaaaaacaaaaaattgatgtGAACATGGAAGCATGGTTATTCAAAATACCATGATGTAAAACATGGAGAATGTACAGAATACTTCCTTCACCCAGAAAATATACAATTGCTTCACTTTTTCACAGGCATGTAGTGCTGGTTACTATATTTTCTATATGAAGGAAGCCAATAAAATGGAACATGTGACTCCAGATAAGTCatgattatgtttttaaaatgtgaacacCAACGCCCTCTAGCTCAATGAATCATACCTATAATGCCCTTACCACTTTCCTGTATTCAAAAGATCTAAAACCTCTGCCATCAGCTTTACTAAGTGCTTCATTTTAtaatccagttttttaaaaaattatctaaaaacagatgtcaactgatttttaatatagaaaaaaatcccaaTAAAAATAGACATGCATCCACAGTTAAGATTTTCAGGTTATCTGGTCatgatatttttaagttttactgaaaattattttgttctcatctctagaataaataaagaaatagactTTGAAGTCATTCTAATTTAGTATACCAccttaaaaattttctcccacatTTCTCTCCAGAATATGGGCAGCTCAGAGATAATTCTCCCTTTTTCCCtacctttatttcatttcatagtAACTTCTGGTCAgtgagagaagggaaagagagctTAAAAGGAAGTTTTGGAATGGAACTTTGACAGCCAATGTCTCAAGTACTAAGTTGTACTTTTCTGAAAAGTCCATTTCTTACATATTACAAAATCATCAAAACTTCAATGCGGATaaaggagtatttcaaaacaTCTTTTGAAAATGAATCAAGCAATTGATTAAATTTCATATTTACACATTGTTAGTGAGCTTAACTGGATCAACAGTTCAAAGGGCAATGGTGAGAAGCGCTGGCTTCCTGTGGCCAGGCAACAGAACCA is part of the Homo sapiens chromosome 18, GRCh38.p14 Primary Assembly genome and harbors:
- the SMAD2 gene encoding mothers against decapentaplegic homolog 2 isoform X1 — protein: MSSILPFTPPVVKRLLGWKKSAGGSGGAGGGEQNGQEEKWCEKAVKSLVKKLKKTGRLDELEKAITTQNCNTKCVTIPSTCSEIWGLSTPNTIDQWDTTGLYSFSEQTRSLDGRLQVSHRKGLPHVIYCRLWRWPDLHSHHELKAIENCEYAFNLKKDEVCVNPYHYQRVETPVLPPVLVPRHTEILTELPPLDDYTHSIPENTNFPAGIEPQSNYIPETPPPGYISEDGETSDQQLNQSMDTDDTLLEAIIFFFACDGQLLL